A genomic window from Spiroplasma endosymbiont of Labia minor includes:
- a CDS encoding M48 family metallopeptidase, with amino-acid sequence MAIKAEYIVKKISYQGSEYFYYFKINQKRKLIGLRVKNGEMYVSAPEYAQQWDVERLIYRNMPKIIEMRSSYSESIKFNFDGLNSWVKIFDKPYKLKVVNENIHAIMKDDGFYMKFYPTKLEQTKKMYTFLAKQYYNWFKKETDMFAARLGVTYKNLTIKSMDTRWGVCYPMLGKIILNPSLIHFSVDVIDYVIIHELTHLLFPNHSANFKHFIAKHLPNYRQMEQTLKKRGL; translated from the coding sequence ATGGCAATAAAGGCAGAATATATTGTAAAAAAAATAAGTTATCAAGGAAGCGAATATTTTTATTACTTTAAAATAAATCAAAAAAGAAAATTAATTGGACTTAGAGTTAAAAATGGTGAAATGTATGTATCTGCACCAGAATATGCACAACAATGAGATGTTGAAAGATTAATTTATCGCAATATGCCCAAAATTATTGAAATGAGATCGTCATATTCAGAATCAATAAAATTTAACTTTGATGGATTAAATTCTTGAGTTAAAATTTTTGATAAACCATATAAATTAAAAGTTGTTAATGAAAATATTCATGCAATTATGAAGGATGATGGTTTTTATATGAAATTTTATCCTACAAAGTTGGAGCAAACAAAAAAAATGTATACATTTCTGGCCAAACAATATTACAATTGATTTAAAAAAGAAACAGATATGTTTGCAGCTAGACTAGGAGTAACATATAAAAATTTAACTATTAAATCAATGGATACAAGATGAGGGGTTTGCTACCCGATGCTTGGGAAAATTATTTTAAATCCATCGCTAATTCATTTCTCTGTTGATGTGATAGATTATGTAATAATTCATGAATTGACACATTTATTATTTCCAAATCATTCAGCAAATTTTAAACACTTCATTGCAAAACATTTACCAAATTATCGACAAATGGAACAAACATTAAAAAAACGTGGTTTATAA
- the typA gene encoding translational GTPase TypA, with protein sequence MTDQKIINIAVIAHVDAGKSTLVDAFLSQSGVFRTNEVVKEQVMDSNDQERERGITIYSKNCSIQYKDYKINIVDTPGHADFSSEVERIMKTVDTVILLVDSSEGPMPQTRFVLSKALELGLKPILLINKIDKKDQRALEVVDEVLELFMELDANEEQLEFPTLFGIAKKGIVQYDMETPSIDLSPLFETIVKQTGSYPIDLSSKNTQLQISSLAYDAFIGRLGIGRLFEGTIKEGQQIIIAKNNNGGNVKGKIVNLFVYQGLKRVQVKEAYAGDIVVISGLAEISIGDTICDVNDIRPMPPIHIEEPTMSMNFLVNTSPFAGKVGKFVTTRNIKERLEKELEVNVGMKVESLSDSSADGFKVLGRGELHLSVLIETMRREGFELGISKPEVIFHIENGVKMEPVENVIISVPTEYSGTVINKLNLRKGMMTNMDSDGIRDRIEYRVPMRGLIGFRTEFTNDTHGEGILVRSVDGFEEYKGVIQGRQNGVLVSMTNGITLPYALNNLEERGKLFVGPQVEVYEGMIVGLHSRDNDLDVNPTTGKKLTNTRASGSDDAVKLTPPVKFSLEEALEFIEWDELVEVVPNDIRLRKRWLTQNERKQHRSDPH encoded by the coding sequence ATGACAGACCAAAAAATTATTAATATAGCCGTTATAGCGCACGTTGATGCTGGTAAATCAACATTAGTTGATGCTTTTTTATCACAATCAGGAGTATTTAGAACAAATGAAGTTGTAAAAGAACAAGTAATGGATTCAAATGACCAAGAACGTGAAAGAGGCATAACAATTTATTCAAAAAATTGTTCAATTCAATATAAAGATTACAAAATTAATATTGTTGATACTCCAGGCCATGCAGATTTTTCTTCAGAAGTTGAACGTATTATGAAAACAGTAGATACAGTGATTTTATTGGTTGATTCTTCAGAGGGCCCAATGCCTCAAACTAGATTTGTTCTATCAAAAGCATTAGAACTTGGATTAAAACCAATTTTATTAATCAATAAAATAGATAAAAAAGATCAACGCGCTTTGGAAGTTGTTGATGAAGTTTTAGAATTATTTATGGAATTGGATGCAAACGAAGAACAGTTAGAATTTCCAACACTTTTTGGAATTGCAAAAAAAGGAATTGTTCAATATGATATGGAAACTCCATCAATTGATTTATCACCATTGTTTGAAACTATTGTAAAACAAACAGGTAGTTACCCAATTGATTTATCATCAAAAAATACTCAATTGCAAATCTCATCACTTGCATATGATGCTTTTATTGGTAGATTAGGGATAGGTAGATTATTTGAAGGCACTATAAAAGAAGGGCAACAAATTATAATTGCAAAAAATAATAACGGTGGAAATGTAAAAGGCAAAATTGTAAATTTATTTGTTTATCAAGGTTTAAAAAGAGTACAAGTGAAAGAAGCATATGCTGGAGATATTGTAGTAATTTCAGGTTTAGCTGAAATTTCAATCGGAGATACTATTTGTGATGTAAATGACATAAGACCAATGCCACCAATTCATATTGAAGAACCAACAATGTCAATGAATTTTTTAGTAAATACATCTCCTTTTGCTGGTAAAGTTGGTAAGTTTGTTACAACAAGAAATATTAAAGAGCGCTTAGAAAAAGAACTTGAAGTTAATGTTGGAATGAAAGTAGAATCGTTATCTGATTCATCTGCAGATGGATTCAAAGTTTTAGGGCGTGGAGAATTACATTTATCTGTTTTAATTGAAACAATGAGAAGAGAAGGTTTTGAACTTGGAATTTCAAAACCAGAAGTTATATTTCACATTGAAAATGGCGTGAAAATGGAACCAGTTGAAAATGTCATCATTAGTGTACCTACAGAATATTCAGGAACAGTCATTAATAAATTAAACCTAAGAAAAGGTATGATGACTAATATGGATTCTGATGGTATTCGCGATCGTATTGAATATCGTGTACCAATGCGTGGATTAATTGGATTTAGAACTGAATTTACAAATGATACACATGGTGAAGGAATTTTAGTTCGTTCAGTTGATGGTTTTGAAGAATATAAAGGAGTTATTCAAGGACGTCAAAATGGAGTTTTAGTTTCAATGACAAACGGAATAACTTTACCATATGCTTTAAATAATTTGGAAGAACGTGGAAAATTATTTGTAGGACCTCAGGTAGAAGTTTATGAGGGAATGATTGTAGGATTGCACTCAAGAGATAATGATTTAGATGTTAATCCAACAACAGGTAAAAAACTAACAAATACAAGAGCATCAGGATCAGATGATGCTGTTAAATTAACACCACCAGTGAAATTTTCTTTGGAAGAAGCATTAGAATTTATTGAATGAGATGAATTGGTTGAAGTGGTACCGAACGATATAAGATTAAGAAAACGTTGATTAACACAAAATGAACGTAAACAACACAGAAGTGATCCTCACTAG
- a CDS encoding NAD(P)-dependent oxidoreductase: MKVLVLGATGKLGKMIVANLLDAKDDVYVLVRNVDEAKNTLQNNNIKYISGDAKNLNDIVNALSGIDVFVSTFGTSSETKLINVTKNIIDALLKTNVRGVIVSGAASLYLDETKTSRLVDNLSQVPEEFVGVMKGHAKALEMYNNVDGIKVSIFSPALDFEYPGLLTKKYGIGKDVVIYNTNNQSIVSYLDGAWELTNEIHNPKHIGERWTIGYTK; this comes from the coding sequence ATGAAAGTATTAGTTTTGGGCGCAACAGGCAAATTGGGTAAAATGATTGTTGCAAATTTATTAGACGCAAAAGATGATGTCTATGTTTTAGTTAGAAATGTTGATGAGGCTAAAAATACATTGCAAAATAATAATATTAAATATATTAGTGGTGATGCAAAAAATTTAAATGACATTGTCAACGCATTATCAGGAATTGATGTTTTTGTATCTACATTTGGCACATCAAGTGAAACCAAGTTAATAAATGTTACTAAAAATATAATTGATGCTTTACTTAAAACTAATGTTAGAGGTGTAATTGTTTCTGGTGCAGCATCTCTATATCTTGATGAAACAAAAACTTCTAGATTAGTTGATAATTTATCACAAGTTCCAGAAGAATTTGTGGGAGTTATGAAAGGCCACGCAAAAGCATTGGAAATGTATAATAATGTTGATGGTATTAAAGTATCAATTTTTTCACCAGCATTAGATTTCGAATACCCAGGTTTATTAACAAAAAAATACGGCATCGGAAAAGATGTAGTAATTTATAATACAAATAATCAATCAATTGTTTCATATTTAGATGGGGCATGAGAATTAACAAACGAAATACATAATCCAAAACATATTGGTGAAAGATGAACAA